Proteins encoded in a region of the Pseudomonas syringae KCTC 12500 genome:
- a CDS encoding TOBE domain-containing protein, with amino-acid sequence MTIKAINVRNQFKGTIKEIVHGDVLSEIDVQTASGVVTSVITTRSVKELELVVGSEVIAFVKSTEVSIAKL; translated from the coding sequence ATGACTATCAAAGCCATTAACGTTCGCAACCAGTTCAAAGGCACCATCAAGGAAATCGTCCACGGCGACGTACTGTCGGAAATCGACGTACAGACCGCATCGGGCGTCGTGACCTCGGTCATCACCACCCGCTCGGTCAAGGAGCTGGAGCTGGTCGTCGGCAGCGAAGTCATCGCCTTCGTGAAGTCCACTGAAGTCTCCATCGCCAAGCTGTAA
- a CDS encoding RHS repeat-associated core domain-containing protein, which yields MTSPDQTVLCTYRYDPLDRLASSSPLGQTDVQRFYQKNRLATEIEGVLQRTVFQHEDLLLAQQRHVDGVVNTTLLATDPQRSVLRLVDKSGIEPVAYSVYGHHPAESGLTSLLGFNGERRDPVTGHYLLGNGYRAYNPVLMRFNSPDSLSPFDEGGLNAYGYCGGDPVGVVDPSGHMPFSILIQAADLIEKFGPQAATLIAKRALQGVSPVARVLGGKHTPASVKSLVSENVSRLPSASTSTSSAKSVSGRKASEGYIRLQKLRKSVSHVGETNVPSNDQAALARYNRLEGRIRAVDDLIDHYRKNTKKVKHSARTAQESLEGYMKKRPEVVAQFEAYRDKFNKRMRSRIRDPDQVN from the coding sequence ATGACCTCCCCCGACCAGACAGTGCTGTGCACGTATCGCTACGACCCGCTGGACCGTCTGGCTTCCAGCTCGCCGTTGGGGCAGACGGATGTGCAGCGCTTCTATCAAAAAAACCGTCTGGCAACCGAGATTGAGGGCGTGCTGCAGCGTACGGTCTTTCAGCATGAAGACCTGTTATTGGCTCAGCAGCGGCATGTTGATGGTGTGGTGAACACGACGCTGCTTGCGACCGATCCGCAGCGCTCTGTCCTGCGGCTTGTGGATAAGTCTGGAATTGAGCCTGTGGCGTACAGCGTCTATGGTCATCACCCGGCTGAAAGCGGACTGACCAGTTTGCTGGGATTCAATGGCGAGCGGCGTGATCCGGTGACCGGGCATTATCTGCTGGGGAATGGGTATCGGGCTTACAACCCGGTGTTGATGCGGTTCAACAGCCCGGACAGTTTGAGTCCGTTTGATGAGGGCGGGTTGAATGCGTATGGGTATTGTGGGGGGGATCCGGTGGGAGTTGTGGATCCGTCGGGGCATATGCCATTTTCAATTCTCATACAGGCGGCAGACTTGATTGAGAAGTTCGGTCCGCAAGCAGCTACTCTTATTGCAAAGAGGGCTCTGCAAGGCGTCAGCCCCGTTGCGCGTGTTTTAGGGGGCAAACATACACCTGCGTCTGTAAAATCCTTGGTATCTGAAAATGTAAGTAGGCTACCGTCCGCCTCTACGTCTACCTCGTCGGCTAAATCTGTTTCAGGTCGTAAGGCTAGTGAGGGATATATAAGGTTGCAAAAATTAAGAAAAAGTGTAAGTCATGTAGGTGAGACTAACGTGCCTTCGAATGATCAAGCCGCCTTGGCAAGGTATAACAGGCTTGAGGGGCGCATACGCGCCGTTGATGATCTGATAGACCACTACAGGAAAAATACTAAGAAAGTTAAGCACAGTGCACGTACCGCTCAAGAATCGCTAGAGGGTTACATGAAAAAGCGTCCTGAAGTGGTCGCCCAGTTTGAGGCATACCGTGATAAATTTAATAAAAGGATGCGTTCTAGAATTCGGGATCCGGACCAGGTTAATTAA
- a CDS encoding RHS repeat-associated core domain-containing protein yields MASPDPIMLCTYRYDPLDRLASSLPVGLADIRRFYQKNRLATEIQGALQRTVFQHEDLLLAQQLHVDGVVDTTLLATDQQRSVLRLVDKSGIEPVAYSAYGHHPAESGLTSLLGFNGERRDPVTGHYLLGNGYRAYNPVLMRFNSPDSLSPFDEGGLNAYGYCGGDPIGFVDPSGHAPYNRLLRLALENARLKSLSRKDRISTRLLWVLGKRSEAPPSRKGKPLPISPLASTSAASSPPLSMASALQVSDKGKLSVAFPDMSWEYRVRKTKEFHTPIDTAAPSDFKTAQTLLDLHNKRRVDVEKFICFHNARRAVSTENAIAAGPSQFYKAIRERDINNFKLYAADMYRIHRKAIRKQHK; encoded by the coding sequence ATGGCCTCTCCCGACCCGATAATGCTATGCACGTATCGCTACGACCCGCTGGACCGTCTGGCTTCCAGCTTGCCGGTGGGGCTGGCTGATATTCGGCGTTTCTATCAAAAGAACCGCCTGGCGACCGAGATACAGGGCGCGCTGCAGCGTACGGTCTTTCAGCATGAAGACCTGTTATTGGCTCAGCAGCTGCATGTTGATGGTGTGGTGGACACGACACTGCTTGCGACCGATCAGCAGCGTTCTGTCCTGCGGCTTGTGGATAAGTCTGGAATTGAGCCTGTGGCGTACAGCGCCTATGGTCATCACCCGGCTGAAAGCGGGTTGACCAGCCTGCTGGGTTTTAATGGCGAGCGGCGTGACCCGGTGACCGGGCATTATCTGCTGGGGAATGGGTATCGGGCGTATAATCCGGTGTTGATGAGGTTCAACAGTCCCGACAGTTTGAGTCCGTTTGATGAGGGCGGGTTGAATGCGTATGGGTATTGTGGGGGTGATCCGATTGGGTTTGTGGATCCGTCAGGGCATGCGCCGTATAACAGGCTACTTAGACTGGCACTAGAAAACGCACGCTTGAAATCACTTAGCCGGAAAGATCGAATATCTACCCGTTTGTTGTGGGTGCTTGGCAAACGCTCAGAAGCGCCTCCTTCACGGAAAGGCAAGCCTTTACCCATATCACCCCTGGCATCAACGAGCGCTGCTTCATCTCCTCCGCTATCTATGGCCTCAGCTCTGCAAGTTTCTGATAAAGGTAAGCTGTCGGTCGCCTTTCCGGACATGAGTTGGGAGTATAGGGTGAGAAAGACTAAGGAGTTTCATACTCCAATTGACACGGCGGCACCCTCGGATTTTAAGACGGCCCAAACCCTTTTGGATTTGCACAATAAAAGACGGGTAGACGTCGAAAAGTTCATCTGTTTTCACAATGCCAGACGGGCTGTTAGCACTGAGAATGCTATAGCGGCTGGTCCATCACAGTTTTATAAAGCTATCAGGGAGAGAGATATTAATAATTTTAAATTATACGCGGCTGATATGTATAGGATACACCGTAAGGCTATACGTAAACAGCATAAATAA
- a CDS encoding TetR/AcrR family transcriptional regulator has protein sequence MTRAATPRKPQARSQARIDSILDAARTLLAEQGVASLSIYSVAERAGIPPSSVYHFFASVPALLEALTADIHAAFRASLQARIDHDQLTTWRDLSRIVELRMLAIYNADAAARQLILAQHGLTEINQADRQHDIELGQLMLEVFDRHFQLPALPDDVDVFALAMELGDRVYARSVQLHDEITPRMAEEGMRVFDAYLGLYLPVFLVKRKISPLL, from the coding sequence ATGACCCGCGCCGCCACGCCTCGCAAACCTCAAGCACGCAGCCAGGCCAGAATCGATTCGATTCTCGACGCCGCGCGCACGCTGCTTGCCGAACAAGGCGTGGCCAGTCTGTCGATCTACAGCGTTGCCGAGCGAGCCGGCATTCCGCCCTCGTCGGTGTACCACTTCTTCGCCAGCGTCCCCGCGCTGCTTGAAGCACTGACCGCCGACATCCACGCCGCCTTTCGCGCGTCGCTGCAGGCCCGCATCGATCACGACCAGCTCACCACCTGGCGCGACCTGTCACGCATCGTAGAGCTGCGCATGCTGGCCATCTACAACGCCGACGCCGCCGCTCGCCAATTGATCCTCGCCCAGCACGGCCTAACTGAAATCAACCAGGCCGACCGCCAGCACGACATTGAGCTGGGGCAGCTGATGCTTGAGGTATTTGATCGCCACTTCCAGTTGCCCGCACTGCCGGACGATGTCGACGTGTTTGCGCTGGCCATGGAGCTGGGGGATCGGGTGTATGCGCGGTCGGTGCAGTTGCATGACGAGATTACACCGCGCATGGCTGAGGAAGGGATGCGGGTATTTGATGCTTATTTGGGGTTGTATTTGCCGGTGTTTTTGGTGAAGAGAAAAATATCACCACTGCTGTGA
- a CDS encoding glutamine synthetase family protein, with protein sequence MSVPPRAVQLNEANAFLKEHPEVLYVDLLIADMNGVVRGKRIERTSLHKVYEKGINLPASLFALDINGSTVESTGLGLDIGDADRICYPIPDTLCNEPWQKRPTAQLLMTMHELEGDPFFADPREVLRQVVAKFDEMGLTICAAFELEFYLIDQENVNGRPQPPRSPISGKRPHSTQVYLIDDLDEYVDCLQDILEGAKEQGIPADAIVKESAPAQFEVNLHHVADAIKACDYAVLLKRLIKNIAYDHEMDTTFMAKPYPGQAGNGLHVHISILDRDGKNIFTSEDPEQNAALRHAIGGVLETLPAQMAFLCPNVNSYRRFGAQFYVPNSPTWGLDNRTVAVRVPTGTADAVRIEHRVAGADANPYLVMASVLAGVHHGLVNKVEPGAPVEGNSYEQHEQSLPNNLRDALRELDDNPVMAKYIDPKYIDIFVACKESELEEFEHSISDLEYNWYLHTV encoded by the coding sequence ATGTCGGTACCCCCGCGTGCCGTTCAGCTTAACGAAGCGAACGCGTTCCTTAAGGAACATCCTGAGGTTCTGTACGTTGACCTTCTGATTGCAGATATGAATGGTGTGGTGCGTGGCAAACGCATCGAACGCACCAGCCTCCATAAGGTTTACGAGAAGGGCATCAACCTGCCTGCCTCTTTATTTGCTCTGGATATCAATGGCTCCACGGTGGAAAGCACCGGCCTGGGCCTGGACATCGGTGATGCTGACCGAATCTGTTATCCCATCCCCGACACCCTGTGCAACGAGCCATGGCAAAAGCGCCCTACTGCGCAATTGCTGATGACCATGCACGAACTCGAAGGCGATCCGTTTTTCGCCGACCCGCGTGAAGTATTGCGCCAGGTCGTCGCCAAATTCGACGAAATGGGCCTGACTATCTGCGCAGCGTTCGAGCTGGAGTTCTACCTGATCGATCAGGAGAACGTGAACGGTCGCCCACAACCGCCGCGCTCGCCGATCTCCGGCAAACGCCCGCATTCGACACAGGTCTACCTGATCGACGACCTCGACGAATACGTCGATTGCCTTCAGGACATCCTCGAAGGTGCAAAGGAACAAGGCATTCCTGCCGACGCCATCGTCAAGGAAAGCGCCCCGGCCCAGTTCGAAGTCAACCTGCATCACGTCGCCGACGCGATCAAGGCGTGCGATTACGCCGTATTGCTCAAGCGCCTGATCAAGAACATCGCCTACGATCACGAGATGGACACGACCTTCATGGCCAAGCCCTATCCGGGTCAGGCGGGTAATGGTCTGCACGTTCACATTTCGATTCTGGATCGCGACGGCAAGAACATCTTCACCAGCGAGGATCCCGAGCAGAACGCCGCATTGCGTCACGCAATCGGCGGTGTGCTCGAGACCCTGCCGGCACAAATGGCTTTCTTGTGCCCGAACGTCAACTCGTATCGCCGGTTCGGTGCGCAGTTCTATGTGCCCAACTCGCCGACCTGGGGTCTGGATAACCGCACGGTCGCCGTTCGCGTACCGACCGGCACCGCCGATGCGGTACGTATCGAACACCGCGTCGCCGGTGCCGATGCCAACCCGTACCTGGTGATGGCTTCGGTCCTGGCGGGCGTGCACCACGGCCTGGTCAACAAGGTCGAGCCTGGCGCCCCGGTAGAAGGCAACTCGTACGAACAGCACGAACAAAGCCTGCCGAACAACCTGCGCGATGCATTGCGCGAGCTGGACGACAACCCGGTGATGGCCAAGTATATCGACCCGAAATACATCGACATCTTTGTGGCGTGTAAAGAGAGCGAGCTGGAAGAGTTCGAACACTCCATCTCCGACCTCGAGTACAACTGGTACCTGCATACGGTCTGA
- a CDS encoding glutamine synthetase family protein has translation MSTNLDQLTDWLKEHKITEVECMMSDLTGITRGKISPTNKFIAEKGMRLPESVLLQTVTGDYVEDDIYYELLDPADIDMICRPDQNAVYLVPWAVEPTAQVIHDTYDKQGNPIELSPRNVLKKVLKLYADQGWQPIVAPEMEFYLTKRSDDPDYPLQPPIGRSGRPETGRQSFSIEAANEFDPLFEDVYDWCELQNLDLDTLIHEDGTAQMEINFRHGDALSLADQILVFKRTMREAALKHNVAATFMAKPMTGEPGSAMHLHQSIIDIETGKNIFSNEDGTMSELFLNHVGGLQKFIPELLPLFAPNVNSFRRFLPDTSAPVNVEWGEENRTVGLRVPDAVPQNRRVENRLPGADANPYLAIAASLLCGFIGMVEGINPSAPVVGRGYERRNLRLPLTIEDALERMENSKTIEKYLGKKFIIGYVAVKRAEHENFKRVISSWEREFLLFAV, from the coding sequence ATGAGTACCAACCTCGACCAGCTCACCGATTGGTTGAAAGAACACAAGATTACCGAAGTCGAATGCATGATGTCCGACCTCACCGGGATCACGCGCGGCAAGATCTCGCCGACCAACAAGTTCATCGCTGAAAAAGGCATGCGTCTGCCTGAAAGCGTGCTGTTGCAGACGGTGACCGGTGACTACGTAGAGGACGATATCTACTACGAGCTGCTGGACCCGGCAGACATCGACATGATCTGCCGCCCCGACCAGAACGCGGTGTATCTGGTGCCCTGGGCGGTCGAGCCCACTGCACAGGTGATCCACGACACCTACGACAAGCAAGGCAACCCCATCGAGCTGTCGCCGCGCAACGTGCTGAAGAAGGTTCTCAAGCTCTATGCCGATCAGGGCTGGCAGCCCATCGTGGCGCCGGAGATGGAGTTTTATCTGACCAAGCGTAGCGACGACCCTGACTATCCGCTACAGCCTCCGATCGGGCGCTCCGGGCGTCCTGAAACGGGCCGTCAGTCGTTTTCGATCGAAGCGGCCAACGAGTTCGATCCGCTGTTCGAAGACGTCTATGACTGGTGCGAACTGCAGAACCTGGACCTGGACACGCTGATCCACGAAGACGGCACGGCGCAGATGGAAATCAACTTCCGGCACGGTGATGCCCTGTCGCTGGCCGATCAGATTCTGGTGTTCAAGCGCACCATGCGCGAAGCCGCCCTCAAGCACAATGTCGCGGCGACCTTCATGGCCAAGCCGATGACCGGCGAGCCGGGCAGTGCCATGCACTTGCACCAGAGCATCATCGACATCGAGACCGGCAAGAATATCTTCTCCAACGAAGACGGGACCATGAGCGAGCTGTTCCTGAACCACGTCGGTGGTCTGCAGAAGTTCATCCCCGAGCTGTTGCCGCTGTTCGCGCCCAACGTCAACTCGTTCCGGCGCTTTCTGCCTGACACCTCGGCGCCAGTGAACGTTGAGTGGGGCGAAGAAAATCGCACCGTCGGCTTGCGTGTGCCGGACGCCGTACCGCAGAACCGTCGCGTGGAAAATCGTCTGCCGGGTGCCGATGCCAACCCTTATCTGGCCATCGCCGCCAGTCTGCTGTGCGGGTTCATTGGCATGGTCGAAGGCATCAACCCGAGCGCACCGGTGGTCGGGCGCGGTTACGAACGGCGCAATCTGCGTCTGCCGTTGACCATCGAAGACGCGCTGGAGCGTATGGAAAACAGCAAGACCATCGAAAAATACCTGGGCAAGAAATTCATCATCGGTTACGTCGCGGTCAAGCGCGCCGAGCATGAAAACTTCAAGCGCGTGATCAGTTCGTGGGAGCGGGAATTCCTGCTTTTCGCCGTCTGA
- a CDS encoding aspartate aminotransferase family protein gives MSANNPQTLEWQALSSEHHLAPFSDYKQLKEKGPRIITRAEGVYLWDSEGNKILDGMSGLWCVAIGYGREELADAASKQMRELPYYNLFFQTAHPPVLELAKAISEIAPQGMNHVFFTGSGSEGNDTMLRMVRHYWALKGQPNKKTIISRVNGYHGSTVAGASLGGMAYMHEQGDLPIPGVVHIPQPYWFDEGGDMTPDEFGIWAAEQLEKKILELGVENVGAFIAEPIQGAGGVIVPPDSYWPKIKEILSRYDILFAADEVICGFGRTSEWFGSDFYGLKPDMMTIAKGLTSGYVPMGGLIVRDEIVAVLNEGGDFNHGFTYSGHPVAAAVALENIRILREEKIVERVRSETAPYLQKRLRELSDHPLVGEVRGVGLLGAIELVKDKATRERYTDKGAGMICRTFCFDNGLIMRAVGDTMIIAPPLVISFAQIDELVEKARKCLDLTLAVLQG, from the coding sequence ATGAGTGCCAACAACCCGCAAACCCTCGAATGGCAGGCCCTGAGCAGCGAGCATCACCTGGCACCGTTCAGCGACTACAAACAATTGAAAGAGAAAGGCCCGCGCATCATCACCCGTGCCGAGGGCGTTTATCTGTGGGACAGCGAGGGCAACAAGATCCTCGATGGCATGTCCGGGCTGTGGTGCGTGGCCATCGGTTATGGCCGCGAAGAACTGGCCGACGCAGCCAGCAAACAGATGCGCGAGCTGCCTTACTACAACCTGTTTTTCCAGACCGCCCACCCGCCGGTGCTGGAGTTGGCCAAGGCCATTTCCGAGATTGCACCGCAGGGCATGAACCATGTGTTCTTTACCGGTTCTGGCTCCGAAGGCAATGACACGATGCTGCGCATGGTTCGTCATTACTGGGCGCTGAAAGGCCAGCCGAACAAGAAAACCATCATCAGCCGCGTCAATGGCTACCACGGCTCCACCGTTGCCGGTGCCAGTCTGGGTGGTATGGCGTACATGCACGAGCAAGGCGATCTGCCGATTCCGGGGGTGGTGCACATTCCCCAGCCCTACTGGTTCGACGAGGGCGGCGATATGACGCCGGACGAGTTCGGCATCTGGGCTGCCGAGCAACTGGAAAAGAAAATTCTCGAGCTGGGCGTCGAGAACGTCGGTGCGTTCATTGCCGAGCCGATCCAGGGCGCAGGCGGTGTGATCGTCCCGCCTGATTCCTACTGGCCGAAGATCAAGGAAATCCTCTCCCGCTACGACATCCTGTTCGCCGCCGATGAGGTGATTTGTGGCTTCGGGCGTACCAGTGAGTGGTTCGGTAGCGATTTCTATGGCCTCAAGCCGGACATGATGACCATCGCCAAAGGACTGACCTCCGGTTACGTGCCGATGGGCGGCCTGATCGTGCGCGATGAAATCGTCGCGGTGCTCAATGAGGGCGGCGATTTCAATCATGGCTTTACCTACTCAGGGCACCCGGTGGCTGCCGCGGTCGCGCTGGAGAACATCCGTATCCTGCGCGAAGAGAAGATCGTCGAACGGGTCAGGTCGGAAACGGCACCGTATTTGCAAAAGCGTTTGCGTGAGTTGAGCGATCATCCACTGGTGGGCGAAGTCCGCGGTGTCGGGCTGCTCGGGGCCATCGAACTGGTGAAGGACAAGGCCACCCGCGAGCGCTATACCGACAAGGGCGCGGGAATGATCTGTCGAACCTTCTGCTTCGACAATGGCCTGATCATGCGGGCTGTGGGCGATACCATGATCATTGCGCCACCGCTGGTGATCAGTTTTGCGCAAATTGATGAGCTGGTAGAGAAGGCGCGCAAATGCCTGGATCTGACGCTGGCGGTGTTGCAGGGCTGA
- a CDS encoding polyamine ABC transporter substrate-binding protein, with amino-acid sequence MKKFGKTLLALSLMGVVATAAQADDKVLHVYNWSDYIAPDTVAKFEKESGIKVVYDVFDSNETLEAKLLAGKSGYDIVVPSNNFLAKQIKAGVYQELDKSKLPNWKNLNESLLKAVSVSDPDNKHAFPYMWGSIGIGINPDKVKAALGADAPVNSWDLLFKPENAAKLKSCGISFLDSPTEMLPIALHYLGYPTDSQDKKQLAEAEALFLKIRPSIGYFHSSKYISDLANGNICVAVGYSGDIYQAKSRAAEAGGKVKVAYNIPKEGAGSFYDMVAIPKDAENVEGAYKFMTFLMKPEIMAEITNAVRFPNGNAAATALVDKEITSDPGVYPPADIQAKLYAIADLPAATQRIMTRSWTKIKSGK; translated from the coding sequence ATGAAAAAATTTGGCAAGACCCTTCTCGCGCTGTCACTGATGGGCGTTGTGGCCACTGCTGCGCAGGCCGATGACAAAGTGCTGCACGTCTATAACTGGTCCGATTACATCGCGCCGGACACCGTTGCCAAATTCGAGAAAGAATCGGGCATCAAGGTGGTCTACGACGTTTTCGACAGCAACGAGACGCTCGAAGCCAAATTGCTCGCGGGCAAATCCGGCTATGACATCGTCGTGCCGTCCAACAACTTCCTGGCCAAGCAGATCAAGGCAGGCGTTTACCAGGAGCTGGACAAGTCCAAGCTGCCGAACTGGAAGAACCTCAACGAGTCGCTGCTCAAGGCCGTGTCGGTCAGCGACCCGGACAACAAGCACGCATTCCCGTACATGTGGGGTTCGATCGGTATCGGCATCAACCCGGACAAGGTCAAGGCCGCTCTGGGTGCTGACGCGCCAGTCAATTCCTGGGACCTGCTGTTCAAGCCGGAGAACGCTGCCAAGCTGAAGTCGTGCGGCATCAGCTTCCTCGATTCTCCAACCGAAATGCTGCCGATCGCCCTGCATTACCTGGGCTACCCGACCGATTCTCAGGACAAGAAGCAGCTCGCCGAAGCTGAAGCGTTGTTCCTGAAGATTCGTCCGTCGATTGGCTATTTTCACTCGTCCAAGTACATCTCGGATCTGGCCAACGGCAACATCTGTGTAGCGGTCGGCTACTCGGGTGATATCTATCAGGCCAAGTCCCGCGCTGCCGAAGCCGGTGGCAAGGTCAAAGTTGCTTACAACATTCCGAAAGAAGGCGCCGGCAGCTTCTACGACATGGTCGCCATTCCCAAGGATGCCGAGAACGTCGAGGGTGCCTACAAGTTCATGACCTTCCTGATGAAGCCGGAAATCATGGCCGAGATCACCAACGCTGTACGTTTCCCGAACGGTAACGCCGCGGCTACGGCGCTGGTCGACAAGGAAATCACCAGTGACCCTGGCGTTTATCCACCTGCCGACATCCAGGCCAAACTGTATGCAATCGCTGATCTGCCTGCTGCCACGCAGCGGATCATGACCCGCAGCTGGACCAAGATAAAATCGGGTAAATAA
- a CDS encoding polyamine ABC transporter substrate-binding protein — protein MSISILSKALLAAAGLTLSISAQAESTVHIYNWSDYIGKTTLADFEAATGIKPMYDVFDSNETLEAKLLAGRTGYDVVVPSNHFLGKQIKAGAFQKLDKSLLPNYKNLDPALLKRLEKNDPGNQYAVPYLWGTNGIGYNVEKVKAALGVDKIDSWAVLFEPENIKKLSSCGVAFLDSADEMLPAVLNYMGLDPNSTKEADYKKAEAKLLAIRPYVTYFHSSKYITDLANGDICVAAGFSGDVFQAKARAEEAGKGVKLAYSIPKEGGNLWFDMLAIPADSKNIKAASAFINYMLDPKVIAKVSDEVGYANPNPASGEFMDQSIRTDEAVYPPQEVLDRLFVNSELPPKVQRLMTRSWTKVKSGK, from the coding sequence TTGTCTATTTCTATTCTTTCCAAAGCCTTGCTGGCGGCTGCCGGGCTGACACTGTCGATCAGTGCCCAGGCTGAGTCCACCGTGCATATTTATAACTGGTCCGATTACATCGGCAAGACCACCCTGGCCGACTTCGAAGCCGCTACCGGCATCAAGCCGATGTACGACGTGTTCGACTCCAACGAAACCCTGGAAGCCAAGCTGCTGGCCGGACGCACAGGCTATGACGTGGTGGTGCCGTCCAATCACTTCCTCGGCAAGCAGATCAAGGCCGGTGCGTTCCAGAAACTCGACAAGTCGCTGCTGCCCAACTACAAGAATCTCGACCCGGCGCTGCTCAAGCGTCTGGAGAAGAACGATCCGGGTAACCAGTACGCCGTGCCGTACCTGTGGGGTACCAACGGCATCGGTTACAACGTCGAGAAGGTCAAGGCGGCACTGGGCGTCGACAAGATCGACTCCTGGGCCGTGCTGTTCGAGCCGGAGAACATCAAGAAGCTCTCCAGCTGCGGCGTAGCGTTTCTCGACTCTGCCGATGAAATGTTGCCAGCGGTGCTCAACTACATGGGGCTGGACCCCAACAGCACCAAGGAAGCCGATTACAAAAAGGCCGAAGCCAAGCTGCTGGCGATTCGTCCTTACGTGACCTATTTCCACTCGTCCAAATACATCACCGACCTGGCCAATGGCGACATTTGCGTTGCCGCAGGTTTCTCGGGCGATGTGTTCCAGGCCAAGGCCCGTGCAGAAGAAGCGGGCAAGGGCGTGAAGCTCGCGTACAGCATTCCGAAAGAGGGCGGTAACCTGTGGTTCGACATGCTGGCGATTCCGGCGGACTCGAAGAACATCAAGGCGGCCAGTGCCTTCATCAACTACATGCTCGACCCCAAGGTGATCGCCAAGGTCAGCGATGAAGTCGGTTACGCCAACCCCAATCCCGCCTCCGGCGAGTTCATGGACCAGAGCATCCGTACCGATGAAGCGGTCTATCCGCCTCAGGAAGTGCTGGACCGCCTGTTCGTGAACAGCGAGTTGCCACCCAAGGTGCAACGTCTGATGACCCGCAGCTGGACCAAGGTCAAGTCGGGCAAATAA
- the potA gene encoding polyamine ABC transporter ATP-binding protein, whose protein sequence is MAVASGAYKKAIEGGQQPKEVLVKIDRVTKKFDETIAVDDVSLQINKGEIFALLGGSGSGKSTLLRMLAGFERPTEGRIYLDGVDITDMPPYERPINMMFQSYALFPHMTVADNIAFGLKQDKLGKPEIEARVAEMLKLVQMTQYAKRKPHQLSGGQRQRVALARSLAKKPKLLLLDEPMGALDKKLRSQMQLELVEIIERVGVTCVMVTHDQEEAMTMAERIAIMHLGWIAQIGSPIDIYETPTSRLVCEFIGSVNLFEGDVIEDMEAHALIRSPELEHNIYVGHGVSTSVEDKHITYALRPEKLLITTEQPGFEYNWSRGKVHDIAYLGGHSVFYVELPGGKLVQSFVANAERQGARPTWGDEVYVWWEDDSGVVLRS, encoded by the coding sequence ATGGCAGTTGCCTCCGGCGCCTACAAGAAAGCCATCGAAGGCGGTCAGCAACCCAAAGAGGTGCTGGTCAAGATTGATCGGGTCACGAAAAAGTTCGACGAGACGATCGCGGTGGATGATGTGTCCCTGCAGATCAACAAGGGCGAGATCTTCGCCCTGCTTGGCGGCTCTGGCTCCGGCAAATCGACACTGCTGCGCATGCTGGCCGGGTTCGAACGGCCGACCGAGGGGCGCATCTACCTCGACGGTGTCGACATCACCGACATGCCGCCGTACGAACGCCCGATCAACATGATGTTCCAGTCTTATGCGCTGTTCCCACACATGACCGTGGCGGACAACATCGCCTTCGGCCTCAAGCAGGACAAGCTGGGCAAGCCGGAAATCGAAGCCCGTGTGGCAGAAATGCTCAAGCTGGTACAGATGACCCAGTACGCCAAGCGCAAGCCGCATCAGCTCTCCGGCGGTCAGCGTCAACGCGTTGCTCTGGCCCGGTCACTGGCCAAAAAGCCCAAGCTGTTGCTGCTCGACGAGCCGATGGGCGCGCTGGACAAGAAACTGCGTTCGCAGATGCAGCTGGAGCTGGTGGAGATCATCGAGCGCGTTGGCGTGACCTGCGTGATGGTGACTCACGATCAGGAAGAGGCCATGACCATGGCCGAGCGCATCGCGATCATGCACCTGGGCTGGATCGCGCAGATCGGCAGCCCGATCGACATCTACGAGACCCCGACCAGCCGTCTGGTCTGCGAATTCATCGGCAGCGTCAACCTGTTCGAGGGTGACGTGATCGAAGACATGGAAGCCCATGCGCTGATCCGCAGCCCCGAGCTGGAGCACAATATCTATGTCGGCCACGGCGTCAGTACATCGGTGGAAGACAAGCACATTACCTATGCACTGCGTCCGGAGAAACTGCTGATCACCACCGAGCAGCCAGGCTTCGAATACAACTGGTCGCGCGGCAAGGTCCACGACATCGCCTATCTGGGTGGTCATTCGGTGTTCTACGTCGAGCTGCCGGGCGGCAAGCTGGTGCAGTCGTTCGTCGCCAATGCCGAGCGTCAAGGCGCGCGGCCTACCTGGGGCGATGAAGTCTACGTCTGGTGGGAAGACGACAGCGGCGTGGTACTGCGCTCATGA